The proteins below are encoded in one region of Engraulis encrasicolus isolate BLACKSEA-1 chromosome 1, IST_EnEncr_1.0, whole genome shotgun sequence:
- the pld6 gene encoding mitochondrial cardiolipin hydrolase → MPSLLEVLKFLGAGVLGLTLGVEGLSWLYRRLKPAGSSRISEVLFFPCESHCMESLFSDGRVSGDQCVCGETHSTALQSSPVDPFYRMLSHLLSARVSLDICVFSFSNFELSRAVLQLHARGVRVRVITDRDYQTIQGSQIGVLRKAGICVRHELSRSVHMHHKFCIVDGRLLLSGSLNWTMTAVQSNQENVLVTDHADIVAPYLAQFRRLWEANDPARHTHSPGNADTYAPRHHGHVHKGHYADRVKGLVHRAEVEKHTASNGHVYQQ, encoded by the exons ATGCCG TCGCTTCTGGAGGTGTTGAAGTTTCTGGGCGCAGGAGTGCTCGGTCTTACCCTGGGCGTGGAGGGTCTGAGTTGGCTGTATCGGCGGCTGAAGCCCGCTGGGTCTTCACGCATCTCCGAG GTGCTGTTCTTCCCCTGTGAATCCCACTGTATGGAGAGCCTCTTCTCTGATGGAAGAGTCAGCGGAGACCAGTG tGTGTGTGGTGAGACCCATTCCACTGCTCTCCAGTCTTCTCCTGTGGACCCCTTCTACCGGATGCTGTCCCACCTCCTCTCCGCCCGTGTCTCTCTGGACATCTGCGTGTTCTCCTTCTCCAATTTCGAGCTGAGCAGAGCCGTGCTCCAGCTGCACGCACGCGGGGTACGGGTCCGCGTCATCACCGACCGAGACTACCAAACCATCCAGGGCTCGCAGATAGGAGTGCTGAggaaagcag gTATCTGTGTTCGTCATGAGCTGTCCCGCTCGGTCCACATGCATCATAAGTTCTGTATAGTAGACGGCCGCCTGCTACTCTCCGGCTCCCTCAACTGGACAATGACGGCAGTGCAGTCTAACCAGGAGAACGTGCTGGTCACTGACCACGCAGACATCGTCGCCCCGTACCTGGCCCAGTTCAGGCGACTCTGGGAGGCCAACGACCCCGCACGACACACGCACTCACCTGGCAACGCAGACACCTACGCGCCACGCCATCACGGGCACGTGCACAAGGGGCATTACGCGGATCGAGTCAAGGGTCTCGTACATCGTGCCGAGGTGGAGAAACACACTGCTAGCAATGGGCATGTCTATCAGCAGTGA